A stretch of the Desulforamulus ferrireducens genome encodes the following:
- a CDS encoding response regulator transcription factor produces the protein MGLRVLVVDDEEKIRQIIGIYLTNEGYQVGEAVDGEEALYKFRTEDWDLIVLDVMLPKLDGVAVCREIRKVSKVPIIMLTAKNDEVDRILGLEFGADDYMGKPFSPRELVARIKAVLRRTGPDEKQEGHLLKYPGLSIDLISRGVVVQGKSITLTPKEFELLALLARNAGRSFSREQLLEDVWGFDYYGDVRTVDTHINRLRDKLRVDGAPSYIKTVWGVGYKFEVEA, from the coding sequence ATGGGTCTGCGTGTACTGGTGGTAGATGACGAAGAAAAAATACGTCAGATTATTGGCATATATCTAACCAATGAGGGTTACCAGGTGGGCGAAGCGGTAGATGGCGAGGAAGCCCTGTATAAGTTTCGCACCGAAGACTGGGACTTAATCGTGCTGGACGTGATGCTGCCCAAACTGGATGGGGTAGCAGTGTGCCGGGAAATCCGCAAAGTTTCCAAGGTGCCCATTATTATGCTAACGGCTAAAAATGATGAGGTGGACCGTATTTTAGGGCTGGAGTTCGGTGCTGATGATTACATGGGTAAACCCTTCAGTCCCCGTGAATTGGTGGCCCGGATCAAGGCAGTGCTGCGCCGGACAGGTCCCGACGAAAAACAGGAAGGGCATCTCTTAAAATATCCCGGCCTGAGTATCGATTTAATCAGTCGGGGGGTTGTGGTACAGGGGAAATCCATCACTCTCACTCCCAAAGAGTTTGAACTGTTGGCGCTGTTGGCTCGCAACGCTGGCCGTTCGTTCAGCCGGGAGCAGCTGTTGGAAGATGTCTGGGGCTTTGATTATTACGGGGATGTCAGGACTGTCGATACCCATATCAACCGTCTGCGGGACAAGCTACGGGTGGATGGTGCCCCCTCCTATATAAAAACCGTTTGGGGTGTAGGTTATAAGTTTGAGGTAGAGGCATGA
- the pgsA gene encoding CDP-diacylglycerol--glycerol-3-phosphate 3-phosphatidyltransferase has product MNLPNRLTLARMFLIPVFLAVVTLKIKYGDIIAAAVFILAASTDGLDGYIARKNKQVTTLGKFMDPLADKLLVSSALIVLVELGKLSAWVAVIIIGREFMVTGLRSIAASEGVVIAASKLGKWKTVTQIVAIVAMFLHNLTIELLGFEIGRAAMAVAVFFTIWSGADYISKGWHLLKKAEH; this is encoded by the coding sequence ATGAACTTGCCCAACCGGTTGACACTGGCCAGAATGTTTTTAATACCTGTATTTTTGGCAGTTGTTACATTAAAAATTAAATATGGAGATATTATCGCAGCAGCAGTATTTATCCTGGCCGCCAGTACAGATGGCTTGGATGGCTATATTGCCAGAAAGAATAAACAAGTAACTACTCTGGGTAAATTTATGGACCCTCTGGCAGATAAACTACTGGTCTCCTCGGCTTTGATTGTTCTAGTGGAGCTAGGAAAACTCTCTGCTTGGGTGGCAGTTATCATTATTGGTCGCGAATTTATGGTTACAGGTCTCAGGTCCATTGCTGCCAGTGAAGGCGTGGTGATAGCTGCCAGCAAATTGGGCAAATGGAAAACTGTCACACAAATTGTGGCCATTGTGGCTATGTTCCTGCATAATCTTACCATTGAATTGTTGGGTTTTGAAATCGGCAGAGCCGCCATGGCGGTAGCTGTCTTCTTTACCATCTGGTCTGGTGCGGATTATATCTCTAAGGGTTGGCATCTACTAAAGAAAGCAGAACATTAA
- the rimO gene encoding 30S ribosomal protein S12 methylthiotransferase RimO, with the protein MATVGLISLGCPKNLVDSEVMLGLLRDAQHHITNQATEADVLIVNTCGFIESAKEESIRHIFELAQHKETGKCQALIVTGCLAQRYHRELMEEIPEIDALVGPGQITGIVDVIEDCLSQGERKAHINEPLYLYDEHSPRLLSTPPYTAYVKIAEGCDNRCAYCAIPDIRGNFRSRTLESVEAEVRKLVGQGVKEIILIAQDTTRYGQDLYGEYRLAELIKRISPIAGLEWIRLLYCYPNRFTQELIDVIAQTPNVCKYIDLPLQHASDDILKAMKRPVNQQQARELIGTLRSKIPGIVIRTSFIVGFPGETEQQFLELLKFMEEVQFDRAGVFTYSQEEGTPAATMDNQLAEEIKQERYHRAMQLQKEISLKRNQQRIGERVEVLVEEVIDAAKMVYAGRSAYDAPEIDGTVEFTSPRTLQPGDLVIVKINRALEYDLMGELAQ; encoded by the coding sequence ATGGCAACAGTAGGATTAATCAGTTTAGGCTGCCCGAAAAACCTGGTGGATTCCGAAGTTATGCTAGGCCTGCTGAGGGATGCTCAACACCATATTACCAATCAAGCGACCGAGGCAGATGTATTAATTGTTAATACCTGCGGTTTTATTGAGTCTGCTAAGGAAGAATCCATCCGACATATTTTTGAATTAGCTCAACATAAAGAAACAGGCAAATGCCAGGCTTTAATTGTCACTGGTTGTTTAGCCCAACGCTATCATCGTGAGCTGATGGAAGAAATACCGGAAATTGATGCTTTGGTGGGGCCGGGGCAAATTACTGGTATTGTGGATGTCATCGAGGACTGTCTGTCCCAGGGGGAAAGAAAGGCTCATATCAATGAACCCCTTTATCTTTATGATGAACATTCCCCCAGGTTACTCAGTACTCCCCCCTATACAGCCTATGTAAAAATTGCTGAAGGCTGTGATAATCGCTGTGCCTATTGTGCAATTCCTGATATTCGGGGTAATTTCCGCAGTAGGACGCTGGAATCAGTGGAAGCGGAAGTAAGGAAATTGGTGGGGCAAGGAGTAAAGGAAATTATTTTAATTGCCCAGGACACCACTCGCTATGGCCAGGACCTCTATGGTGAATACCGTTTGGCAGAGCTGATCAAAAGAATTAGTCCCATTGCAGGTTTAGAGTGGATTCGTCTTTTGTATTGTTATCCCAATCGGTTTACCCAGGAACTAATTGACGTCATAGCGCAAACACCTAATGTTTGTAAGTATATTGATTTACCCTTGCAACATGCCTCGGATGATATACTAAAAGCCATGAAACGTCCGGTTAATCAACAGCAAGCCCGGGAACTGATAGGAACTCTTAGAAGTAAGATACCGGGAATTGTTATCCGTACCTCCTTTATCGTGGGATTTCCCGGCGAAACCGAACAACAGTTTTTAGAACTGCTCAAATTTATGGAAGAAGTCCAGTTTGATCGAGCAGGAGTCTTTACCTACTCACAGGAGGAGGGAACTCCTGCAGCCACCATGGACAATCAACTTGCGGAAGAAATTAAGCAGGAACGTTATCACCGAGCCATGCAATTACAAAAAGAGATTTCTCTCAAACGTAATCAGCAGCGCATTGGTGAAAGGGTAGAAGTTTTAGTGGAAGAAGTAATTGATGCTGCTAAGATGGTTTATGCCGGTCGTTCCGCCTACGATGCCCCTGAAATTGATGGCACTGTGGAATTTACCAGCCCAAGAACTCTACAACCGGGTGACTTGGTTATTGTGAAAATAAACAGGGCCTTGGAGTATGATTTGATGGGAGAGTTGGCCCAATGA
- a CDS encoding YajQ family cyclic di-GMP-binding protein, which yields MAKENSFDIVSRVNMQEVLNAVNQAEKEIQSRFDFKGSKSKIVFDGKPEITLHSDDDFKLKNVIDILEGKLVKRGVNLKALRYGKVEPAAGDTVRQVVTIVQGIEQDIAKKIIKAIKDSKIKVQASIQGDQVRVSGKNRDDLQAAIAVVKGMELNIPVEFTNYRTF from the coding sequence ATGGCCAAGGAGAACAGTTTCGATATAGTAAGTCGGGTGAATATGCAGGAGGTATTAAATGCGGTAAACCAGGCGGAAAAGGAAATCCAGAGTAGATTTGACTTTAAAGGTAGCAAGAGTAAAATTGTTTTCGACGGTAAACCGGAAATTACCCTGCATAGTGATGATGATTTCAAACTAAAAAACGTGATAGATATCTTGGAAGGTAAATTAGTTAAGCGTGGCGTAAACTTAAAAGCTTTGCGCTATGGTAAAGTGGAACCTGCTGCCGGGGATACAGTCCGTCAGGTGGTTACAATAGTGCAGGGTATTGAACAAGACATTGCCAAAAAAATTATTAAAGCAATTAAAGACAGTAAAATTAAGGTACAAGCGTCAATACAGGGAGACCAGGTGAGAGTATCCGGTAAAAACAGGGACGATCTCCAAGCAGCCATAGCTGTGGTTAAAGGGATGGAATTAAATATACCGGTGGAATTTACCAACTACCGAACCTTTTAA